A stretch of Hydractinia symbiolongicarpus strain clone_291-10 chromosome 9, HSymV2.1, whole genome shotgun sequence DNA encodes these proteins:
- the LOC130657029 gene encoding uncharacterized protein LOC130657029 isoform X1, protein MKIFKENLFSFIAFTIWKETWKKENCWRRYHGKKSVRGQCLLELPLHIHQHVLQRVFIPYKMAGRFYNRLLLLVVVLIIICFFYQAECKSDTYFHSCLRGIVLIEYIYFKPYAEKNQTLTYTAILSHSSETKKFKCTVSKSDKLVKCDIRGFEPQFTFKYIVQQGNLVKYEEKGSIMLSTKCNCELDWMKYTRWEQTLQPEHNKAKFIFKTLLYSRNQVIMHYHKKQENNWHLNLNWKFKNGGITVTLDKLDVCATYELKATLLPRRCLKRQITTLNFTLRESYKTPVLNIHQCFLTGSTLKFKINIPDSGNVVVKHMYRIKNKNWVTVNKKGSFNKTTFYLNATGDVFIETSSCIACKCANKVYKCVTAARVLADKTEKKREKKTYLIRVSVTGIASGIGIFVIMAIAYIQSRRRRRISQLDMDPADIINPINQQRVFPEDNIYERIYDSTNTGRTTVEIAPELPERNLANFCRSRENSQLSDHYVYAGSFEENNEEENSVKTQKQIDNPFRTLKQKPDLENAGQYSRDAEIDDTFETLKQNSDMGDVEQYCGNAKIDDRVETLKQNSGMENVEQFRGNIETDNAVEALKQNSGMENVETDNVDEDIETTL, encoded by the exons GCAAGAAGAGCGTTCGTGGGCAGTGTTTATTAG aaTTGCCTTTGCATATCCATCAACACGTTTTACAAAGAGTTTTTATTCCTTACAAAATGGCAGGACGATTTTATAATAGACTGCTATTACTGGTCGTTGTCTTGAtaataatatgttttttttaccaaGCTGAATGCAAAAGTGACACCTATTTTCACAGTTGTTTGAGAGGCATTGTTTTGATAGAATACATATATTTCAAACCATACgcagaaaaaaatcaaacattAACGTATACAGCCATTTTAAGCCACTCTTCGGAAACCAAGAAATTTAAATGTACTGTTTCAAAATCAGACAAGCTGGTCAAGTGTGACATCAGAGGTTTTGAACCTCAATTCACCTTTAAATACATCGTCCAACAAGGAAACTTAGTAAAATATGAAGAAAAAGGTAGCATAATGCTTTCAACAAAATGTAACTGTGAATTGGATTGGATGAAATATACACGCTGGGAACAGACTTTACAACCTGAGCATAATAAAGCAAAATTCATTTTCAAAACCTTACTTTACAGCCGAAACCAAGTCATTATGCATTAccataaaaaacaagaaaataattgGCACTTAAACTTAAActggaaatttaaaaatggtggcATAACGGTCACACTAGACAAACTTGATGTATGTGCGACTTATGAGTTAAAAGCAACTTTGTTACCGAGAAGATGTTTGAAAAGACAAATAACGACTTTAAACTTTACGTTGAGAGAAAGTTACAAAACACCTGTGCTTAACATCCATCAATGTTTTCTTACTGGCAGTACATTGAAGTTCAAAATCAATATACCAGACAGTGGGAATGTTGTCGTAAAACATATGTATAGAATTAAAAATAAGAACTGGGTTACTGTTAATAAAAAGGGTTCGTTtaataaaacaacattttacttGAATGCTACAGGTGATGTTTTCATAGAAACATCCAGTTGCATCGCTTGCAAATGCGCCAACAAAGTTTATAAATGTGTCACAGCAGCACGGGTTTTAGCTGACAAAACAGAaaagaaaagagagaaaaaaaccTATTTAATTAGAGTTTCTGTAACAGGTATCGCTTCGGGTATTGGTATTTTTGTCATTATGGCAATTGCATACATTCAAAGtaggagaagaagaagaattagTCAATTGGATATGGATCCAGCAGATATAATTAACCCTATCAACCAGCAAAGAGTTTTCCCAGAAGACAATATATACGAACGCATATACGATTCAACAAACACAGGTAGAACTACAGTGGAAATCGCTCCAGAATTACCAGAACGTAACCTTGCTAATTTTTGTAGAAGTCGTGAGAATTCGCAGTTATCAGATCATTATGTATATGCTGGTAGTTTTGAGGAGAATAATGAAGAGGAAAACTCAGTGAAAACACAGAAGCAAATAGATAATCCATTTAGGACACTGAAACAAAAACCTGATTTAGAAAACGCGGGACAATATTCTAGGGATGCAGAAATTGACGACACTTTTGAGACTTTGAAACAAAATTCCGATATGGGTGACGTAGAACAATATTGTGGAAATGCAAAAATTGATGATAGAGTTGAGACATTAAAACAAAACTCTGGTATGGAAAACGTAGAACAATTTCGCGGGAATATAGAAACTGACAATGCTGTTGAGGCATTGAAACAGAACTCTGGTATGGAAAACGTAGAAACCGATAATGTTGATGAGGACATTGAAACAACACTTTGA
- the LOC130657029 gene encoding uncharacterized protein LOC130657029 isoform X2 gives MAGRFYNRLLLLVVVLIIICFFYQAECKSDTYFHSCLRGIVLIEYIYFKPYAEKNQTLTYTAILSHSSETKKFKCTVSKSDKLVKCDIRGFEPQFTFKYIVQQGNLVKYEEKGSIMLSTKCNCELDWMKYTRWEQTLQPEHNKAKFIFKTLLYSRNQVIMHYHKKQENNWHLNLNWKFKNGGITVTLDKLDVCATYELKATLLPRRCLKRQITTLNFTLRESYKTPVLNIHQCFLTGSTLKFKINIPDSGNVVVKHMYRIKNKNWVTVNKKGSFNKTTFYLNATGDVFIETSSCIACKCANKVYKCVTAARVLADKTEKKREKKTYLIRVSVTGIASGIGIFVIMAIAYIQSRRRRRISQLDMDPADIINPINQQRVFPEDNIYERIYDSTNTGRTTVEIAPELPERNLANFCRSRENSQLSDHYVYAGSFEENNEEENSVKTQKQIDNPFRTLKQKPDLENAGQYSRDAEIDDTFETLKQNSDMGDVEQYCGNAKIDDRVETLKQNSGMENVEQFRGNIETDNAVEALKQNSGMENVETDNVDEDIETTL, from the coding sequence ATGGCAGGACGATTTTATAATAGACTGCTATTACTGGTCGTTGTCTTGAtaataatatgttttttttaccaaGCTGAATGCAAAAGTGACACCTATTTTCACAGTTGTTTGAGAGGCATTGTTTTGATAGAATACATATATTTCAAACCATACgcagaaaaaaatcaaacattAACGTATACAGCCATTTTAAGCCACTCTTCGGAAACCAAGAAATTTAAATGTACTGTTTCAAAATCAGACAAGCTGGTCAAGTGTGACATCAGAGGTTTTGAACCTCAATTCACCTTTAAATACATCGTCCAACAAGGAAACTTAGTAAAATATGAAGAAAAAGGTAGCATAATGCTTTCAACAAAATGTAACTGTGAATTGGATTGGATGAAATATACACGCTGGGAACAGACTTTACAACCTGAGCATAATAAAGCAAAATTCATTTTCAAAACCTTACTTTACAGCCGAAACCAAGTCATTATGCATTAccataaaaaacaagaaaataattgGCACTTAAACTTAAActggaaatttaaaaatggtggcATAACGGTCACACTAGACAAACTTGATGTATGTGCGACTTATGAGTTAAAAGCAACTTTGTTACCGAGAAGATGTTTGAAAAGACAAATAACGACTTTAAACTTTACGTTGAGAGAAAGTTACAAAACACCTGTGCTTAACATCCATCAATGTTTTCTTACTGGCAGTACATTGAAGTTCAAAATCAATATACCAGACAGTGGGAATGTTGTCGTAAAACATATGTATAGAATTAAAAATAAGAACTGGGTTACTGTTAATAAAAAGGGTTCGTTtaataaaacaacattttacttGAATGCTACAGGTGATGTTTTCATAGAAACATCCAGTTGCATCGCTTGCAAATGCGCCAACAAAGTTTATAAATGTGTCACAGCAGCACGGGTTTTAGCTGACAAAACAGAaaagaaaagagagaaaaaaaccTATTTAATTAGAGTTTCTGTAACAGGTATCGCTTCGGGTATTGGTATTTTTGTCATTATGGCAATTGCATACATTCAAAGtaggagaagaagaagaattagTCAATTGGATATGGATCCAGCAGATATAATTAACCCTATCAACCAGCAAAGAGTTTTCCCAGAAGACAATATATACGAACGCATATACGATTCAACAAACACAGGTAGAACTACAGTGGAAATCGCTCCAGAATTACCAGAACGTAACCTTGCTAATTTTTGTAGAAGTCGTGAGAATTCGCAGTTATCAGATCATTATGTATATGCTGGTAGTTTTGAGGAGAATAATGAAGAGGAAAACTCAGTGAAAACACAGAAGCAAATAGATAATCCATTTAGGACACTGAAACAAAAACCTGATTTAGAAAACGCGGGACAATATTCTAGGGATGCAGAAATTGACGACACTTTTGAGACTTTGAAACAAAATTCCGATATGGGTGACGTAGAACAATATTGTGGAAATGCAAAAATTGATGATAGAGTTGAGACATTAAAACAAAACTCTGGTATGGAAAACGTAGAACAATTTCGCGGGAATATAGAAACTGACAATGCTGTTGAGGCATTGAAACAGAACTCTGGTATGGAAAACGTAGAAACCGATAATGTTGATGAGGACATTGAAACAACACTTTGA
- the LOC130657030 gene encoding proline-rich protein 5-like, whose translation MSGKVGDMLKNTNKKQAGREIDSLEEIPSKRELKPLPKSIVTIRDDDWKSLQASITYLFHKKKLPKLELDVLNEKVRNVRDSEIGAFIVEYYKDSILKKGMIVLRENIKEKKGNDLLERLSDVWCQFYTSILPTLLAIFYPIQEQGINMRSVTLVGFRDIVLLKTKIHEALETGEKVSGEIKQMLLVLASVHESNPPSDNYMQLERLVARVVRPYLGFDGLYTKLSSPMFRRISSDPKVTNGNVKERKLSRSQIIKEEMSRKLRRNGSNVSSSNNENNNTVNKDGSLRARFRLGSTPCVPIKSASIAETSELPSGSVDGEMTSYWELRNQRWKNREEMLITETLI comes from the exons ATGTCTGGAAAAGTCGGCGATATGTTAAAAAACACTAATAAAAAACAAGCAGGAAGAGAAATAGACTCTCTGGAGGAGATTCCAAGTAAGCGTGAGTTAAAACCATTGCCAAAATCAATAGTGACTATACGAGACGATGATTGGAAGTCCTTACAAGCCTCGATTACTTATTTAtttcacaaaaagaaattaCCGAAGCTAGAATTAGACGTACTGAATGAGAAAGTACGGAACGTTCGAGATTCTGAAATTGGAGCTTTCATAGTAGAGTATTACAAAGActccattttaaaaaaag GTATGATTGTGCTTCgcgaaaatataaaagaaaaaaaaggaaacgaTTTATTGGAAAGATTGTCAGATGTGTGGTGTCAGTTTTATACGAGTATACTCCCAACTTTATTAGCAATATTCTATCCAATACAAGAGCAAGGAATAAACATGCGTTCGGTCACTTTAGTCGGCTTCCGTgatattgttttattaaaaacaaaaattcacgAAGCTCTTGAAACAGGAGAAAAGGTGTCTGGTGAAATAAAACAGATGTTACTTGTGCTGGCCAGTGTACACGAATCAAATCCACCCAGCGATAATTATATGCAACTGGAACGTCTTGTAGCAAGGGTAGTGAGGCCATATCTTGGATTTGATGGATTGTACACGAAGTTGTCAAGTCCTATGTTTAGACGTATATCAAGTGATCCAAAAGTAACAAACGGTAATGTGAAAGAGAGAAAGCTATCGCGCTCTCAAATCATTAAGGAAGAAATGTCTCGTAAACTTCGTCGTAACGGTAGTAACGTTTCCTCTAgcaacaatgaaaacaataaCACTGTAAATAAAGATGGTAGCTTGAGAGCGAGATTTCGTTTGGGTTCTACTCCGTGCGTTCCTATTAAGTCGGCCTCAATAGCCGAAACATCAGAACTACCCAGTGGGTCGGTTGATGGTGAGATGACTAGTTATTGGGAACTGCGAAATCAGCGTTGGAAGAATAGAGAGGAGATGTTGATCACAGAAACTCTTATTTGA